One genomic segment of Actinoplanes ianthinogenes includes these proteins:
- a CDS encoding aldo/keto reductase, producing the protein MEKRSFRRMGRDTSVIGLGAWQLGADWGDVSEADAHATLQAAVDAGVTFIDTADVYGDGRSEQIVGSFVKDKPGLTVATKMGRRLPQEPANYSLDNFRAWTDRSRANLGVDTLDLVQLHCPPTPVFSSDEVFDALDTLVQEKRIAAYGVSVEKVDEALAAIARPGTASVQIILNAFRLKPLERVLPAAAEAGVGIIARVPLASGLLSGRYDEHTQFAADDHRNYNRHGEAFDVGETFSGVDFATGLEAVRRLRSLVPDDATMAQFALRWILDQPAVSVVIPGARNPEQARANAHAASLPPLSPETREKIAAVYDELIRPQVHDKW; encoded by the coding sequence GTGGAAAAACGAAGCTTTCGCCGGATGGGCCGCGACACGTCGGTGATCGGCCTGGGGGCCTGGCAGCTCGGCGCCGACTGGGGCGACGTCAGCGAGGCCGACGCGCACGCCACCCTCCAGGCCGCGGTCGACGCCGGGGTCACCTTCATCGACACGGCCGACGTCTACGGGGACGGGCGCAGCGAGCAGATCGTCGGTTCGTTCGTCAAGGACAAGCCGGGCCTGACCGTGGCCACCAAGATGGGCCGCCGGCTGCCGCAGGAGCCGGCGAACTACTCGCTGGACAACTTCCGCGCCTGGACCGACCGCTCGCGCGCCAACCTCGGGGTGGACACCCTGGACCTGGTGCAGCTGCACTGCCCGCCGACGCCGGTGTTCAGCAGCGACGAGGTGTTCGACGCGCTCGACACGCTGGTGCAGGAGAAGCGGATCGCCGCCTACGGCGTCAGCGTGGAGAAGGTGGACGAGGCGCTCGCCGCGATCGCCCGCCCCGGCACGGCCAGCGTCCAGATCATCCTGAACGCGTTCCGGCTCAAGCCGCTCGAGCGGGTGCTGCCGGCCGCCGCCGAGGCCGGGGTCGGCATCATCGCCCGGGTCCCGCTCGCCAGCGGCCTGCTCTCCGGGCGTTACGACGAGCACACGCAGTTCGCGGCGGACGACCACCGCAACTACAACCGGCACGGCGAGGCGTTCGACGTCGGCGAGACCTTCTCCGGGGTGGACTTCGCGACCGGATTGGAAGCGGTCCGCCGGCTCCGCTCACTCGTTCCGGATGATGCGACGATGGCGCAATTCGCGTTGCGCTGGATCCTCGATCAGCCGGCCGTCTCGGTCGTGATCCCGGGTGCGCGTAATCCCGAGCAAGCGCGCGCGAACGCGCACGCCGCCTCTCTTCCGCCGCTTTCGCCGGAAACCCGGGAAAAGATCGCAGCGGTCTACGATGAGCTGATTCGCCCTCAGGTGCACGACAAATGGTGA